The Sphaerisporangium siamense genome includes the window GGTGGGGGTACCGGCCGCCGTGCGCGGGCAGGCCCACCAGGTCGAGCAGCTCGGCCGCGCGGGCGTGCCGCCCGGCCGCGGCCACCCCGCGCACCCGCATCCCGAACGCCACGTTGTCGCGGGCGTTCATGTTGGGGAAGAGGCTGTAGGACTGGAAGACCATCCCGGCGTCGCGGCGGTTGGCCGGCACCCGCGTGACGTCCTCGCCGTCCACGAGCACGGCGCCCTCGTCGGGGGTCTCGAAGCCGGCCACGCAGCGCAGCGCGGTCGTCTTGCCGCATCCGGACGGGCCGAGCAGGGCGATCAGCTCGCCCGGCGCCACCGTGAGGTCGAGACCGTCGAGGGCGACGGTGTCGCCGAACGTCCGGCGCAGCCCACGGAACTCCACGCGCGCCCCGTTCACGAACGACTCCTTCTGGTTCCGGCGGTCGACAGGATGAGCAGCAGCGCCCAGGTGAGCAGCAGGCTGAAGATGGACACCGCGACCGACAGCGGGGCGTTCGCGCCGGAGATCGTGACGATCCACACCGAGAACGGCTCGAAGCCGAGCAGCCGCGCGACCGTGTACTCGCCGAGCACGAGCGCCAGGGTGAGGAAGGACGCGCCGGCCAGGCCCGTCTTCAGGTTGGGGACGATCACCCGCAGCAGCACCACGGGCCAGGACGCGCCGCAGTTGCGCGCGGCCTCCACCAGCGTGCGGACGTCCATCGCGCCGAGCCCGGCGTCCAGCGCCCGGTAGACGAACGGCAGCGCCAGCACCGCGTAGGCGACGACCAGAACGACGGGGAACGACGGGTTCTGGACGGCGATGATCGTCTGGTAGAACGGCGTGGCCGCCAGGTAGTCGGGGCCCCAGCGCAGCACCGTGCTGATCCCGGCCACGAACGTGATCGGCGGCACGACCAGCGGCAGCGTGCACAGCACT containing:
- a CDS encoding ABC transporter permease; protein product: MAALTPAVLPEAGVPAPRAGRSRRAAGAWRAVVLTVAALYFVTPLAASFVFTVNDPAKGFTLEAYGEIFTAEGFARSLLLSLGLAAATITVVLLLTLPAMLAVRLGAPRLRPVLEVLCTLPLVVPPITFVAGISTVLRWGPDYLAATPFYQTIIAVQNPSFPVVLVVAYAVLALPFVYRALDAGLGAMDVRTLVEAARNCGASWPVVLLRVIVPNLKTGLAGASFLTLALVLGEYTVARLLGFEPFSVWIVTISGANAPLSVAVSIFSLLLTWALLLILSTAGTRRSRS